CCCCAGCCACTGGCAGGACCTGCCCCCGCAGGTGGCGGAATGGCTGCGTATTCAGCAGTGGTGTTCGGTCCTGCCCAAGAAGGACGGCTTGCTGGTGGAAAGCTTTCCCCGCAACCAGAAGGAATATCTGGTTGCCTATTGCTTTGCCGGGCGCAACGCCCATCAGACATTGGGCATGCTCCTGACACGCCGGATGGAACGTATGGGCCTGTCGCCTTTGGGCTTTGTCGCCAGCGATTATGTAATCGCCGTATGGGGGCTGCATGCCCCCCGGAACCTGGGGGAGCTTTTCTCGGAGGATATGCTGGGCGATGACCTGGAGGAATGGATGGCGGAATCCTCGCTTCTGCGACGTACGTTCAAAAATGCGGCGGTGATTGCCGGTTTGATCGAGCGGAAATATCCAGGGCAGGAAAAATCCGGGCGTCAGGTGACCGTCAGTTCCGACCTGATCTATGATGTTTTGCGGGAGCATGAACCGGACCATATTCTTCTGCGCGCCACGCGCGCGGATGCGGCTTCCGGGCTGACCGACATCCACCGTCTGGGCGGTTTCCTGAAACGGATCAAAGGCAAAATCACCCACCGGCGGCTGGACAGGGTCTCCCCACTTGCCGTGCCGATCCTGCTGGAAATCGGCAGGGAATATGTCGGTGACGATGCCATTGACGAACTGCTGGCCGAGAATGCCAATGAATTGATCGAAGAAGCCATGGCGGGCTTGGAGAATACGCGTTCCCTGTTCTAAGCTGAAACGCTAAAGCCATTCTCAAGGCGCGTGAAAATGCATGAAAACCCGATAGCGGCCCGATCCAGCAGCGAGATTTCCGATCCCGCCTTACGGAAATTATACGACTATTGGTCCGGCAGACGTGGTGACCGTCCCATGCCTTCACGGGCGGATATTGACCCCTCGGAAATTGTTTCCCTCTTGCCCCATATCATGATGGTCGATGTCCATATCGATGCCGATGGCCGAAAGAAGCACTGGTTCCGGCTGGTCGGTACGCAGGTGGCCTTTGGGACAGACCCGACCCGCACCTATCTGGAAGACCAGGTGGGCGACAGCGCCTATGGCACGCATATCACGAAGCTTTTCAGCAATGCCTCCAGTCTGGGCCAGCCGCTATACAGCGAATATGAATATGAACATCCCGAATCCCATGGTGTACGCTTTGCCCGGCGGCTGTTCCTGCCGCTCTCCGAAGACGGTCACACAGTAAACAAGATGCTGGTGGGGCAGCGTGTGGAATCGACCAAGCAACTGGAAAAATCATTGTGGCAGGTCCAGCCGGACATGATCCACGAACTCCGCCTGTTTGCCGTCCGTGACGATGAACGCTGAGCCCCCTTGTCAGCGCCCGGGAATCCCGGTCCAATAAAACCATGACCGCTAGCCACCCGATCACCCTGAATGACATC
The Aestuariispira ectoiniformans genome window above contains:
- a CDS encoding PAS domain-containing protein, which codes for MHENPIAARSSSEISDPALRKLYDYWSGRRGDRPMPSRADIDPSEIVSLLPHIMMVDVHIDADGRKKHWFRLVGTQVAFGTDPTRTYLEDQVGDSAYGTHITKLFSNASSLGQPLYSEYEYEHPESHGVRFARRLFLPLSEDGHTVNKMLVGQRVESTKQLEKSLWQVQPDMIHELRLFAVRDDER